In Gossypium arboreum isolate Shixiya-1 chromosome 6, ASM2569848v2, whole genome shotgun sequence, the following are encoded in one genomic region:
- the LOC108485278 gene encoding protein RALF-like 19: MGSKVWHMFLLLALAMVAECTKFDEVNSGIHHRDNNSRDSCIGEHCNIEDDIFMDSETNIRLLAARKYISYEALKKNNVPCLQQGRSYYECSTGKPVNPYTRGCTYATRCRRYTA, from the coding sequence ATGGGTTCCAAGGTCTGGCATATGTTCCTTCTCTTGGCCTTGGCAATGGTGGCTGAATGCACCAAATTTGACGAGGTCAATTCGGGTATTCACCATCGGGACAACAACAGTCGAGATTCGTGCATTGGCGAGCACTGTAACATTGAAGATGATATATTCATGGATTCTGAGACAAATATTCGACTACTTGCTGCAAGAAAATACATTTCATATGAAGCACTTAAGAAAAACAATGTCCCGTGCCTCCAACAAGGACGATCTTACTACGAATGTTCCACTGGGAAACCGGTCAACCCTTACACTCGTGGTTGCACTTACGCAACACGTTGCAGAAGGTACACtgcttaa